A genome region from Sphingobium sp. WTD-1 includes the following:
- a CDS encoding SDR family oxidoreductase produces MKNSGNTILITGGGSGIGAALAHEFHAAGNQVIIAGRRQAALDEVVAAHPGMASMVIDMEDPAAIAAFADKLVADFPALDAVLLNAGIMVAEDRIDLAIAEATVATNLLGPIRLTHALLPHLLAQKSATILTVSSGLAFVPLAATPTYSATKAAIHGWSLAMREQLKGTGVDVVEIVPPGVQTDLMPGHAENPQMMPLADFISETMGLLRQEPTPAEIHVERVKFLSEATRRGEFDQVFGMLNGAH; encoded by the coding sequence ATGAAAAATTCCGGCAACACCATCCTCATCACCGGCGGCGGTTCGGGCATCGGCGCGGCGCTGGCGCATGAATTTCACGCAGCGGGCAACCAGGTCATCATCGCCGGGCGGCGGCAGGCGGCGCTCGACGAAGTGGTCGCGGCGCACCCCGGCATGGCGTCGATGGTGATCGACATGGAAGATCCGGCGGCGATCGCGGCCTTCGCCGACAAGCTGGTCGCCGATTTCCCGGCGCTCGACGCGGTGCTGCTGAATGCCGGGATCATGGTGGCGGAGGACAGGATCGACCTCGCCATCGCCGAGGCGACGGTGGCCACCAATCTGCTCGGCCCGATCCGCCTGACCCATGCGCTGCTGCCGCATCTGCTGGCGCAGAAGAGCGCGACGATCCTGACCGTGTCGTCGGGCCTGGCCTTCGTCCCGCTGGCGGCGACGCCGACCTACAGCGCGACCAAGGCGGCGATCCATGGCTGGTCGCTGGCGATGCGCGAGCAGCTCAAGGGCACGGGCGTCGATGTGGTGGAGATCGTGCCGCCGGGCGTGCAGACCGACCTGATGCCCGGCCACGCCGAAAATCCGCAGATGATGCCGCTCGCCGATTTCATCAGCGAGACGATGGGCCTGTTGCGGCAGGAGCCGACCCCGGCCGAGATCCATGTCGAGCGGGTGAAGTTCCTGAGCGAGGCGACCCGGCGCGGCGAGTTCGACCAGGTGTTTGGGATGCTGAACGGGGCGCATTGA
- a CDS encoding YdeI/OmpD-associated family protein: protein MTDAPDRIDAYIAAQADFARPILTHIRALMHAASPDIGEAVKWGMPFFTYRNQNLANMAAFKGHAAFGFWHDKVGREGSSDDAMGQFGRLTALADLPSDADIAGLIAQAMALIDAGDRPRTGPKPPKAPLPVHPAFATAIAADPAAAAIWAAFPPGKIRDYCEWINEARTDATRDKRIAQAVDWIGEGKGRNWKYERK from the coding sequence ATGACCGACGCTCCCGACAGGATCGACGCCTATATCGCCGCCCAGGCCGATTTCGCCCGCCCCATCCTCACCCATATCCGCGCGCTGATGCATGCCGCCTCGCCCGACATCGGCGAAGCGGTCAAATGGGGCATGCCCTTCTTCACCTACAGGAACCAGAATCTCGCCAACATGGCCGCCTTCAAGGGCCATGCCGCTTTCGGCTTTTGGCATGACAAGGTCGGACGCGAGGGCAGCAGCGACGACGCCATGGGCCAGTTCGGCCGCCTCACCGCCCTTGCCGACCTCCCCTCCGATGCCGACATCGCCGGCCTGATCGCGCAAGCCATGGCCCTGATCGACGCCGGCGATCGCCCACGCACCGGCCCCAAACCGCCCAAAGCGCCTTTGCCCGTCCATCCCGCCTTCGCGACCGCCATAGCCGCCGATCCGGCCGCCGCCGCCATCTGGGCCGCCTTCCCGCCCGGCAAGATCCGCGACTATTGCGAGTGGATCAATGAGGCCAGGACCGACGCCACCCGCGACAAGCGCATCGCCCAGGCCGTCGACTGGATTGGCGAGGGCAAGGGCCGCAACTGGAAATATGAGAGAAAATAG
- a CDS encoding type II toxin-antitoxin system ParD family antitoxin: MARNTSVTIGDHFTRFISDQVQTGRYGSASDVVRAGLRLLEEREAQVQALQAALIAGEESGAATPFDFEAFKAAKRGG; the protein is encoded by the coding sequence ATGGCGCGCAACACATCGGTGACGATCGGCGATCATTTTACCCGCTTCATCAGCGATCAGGTGCAGACCGGTCGCTATGGATCGGCCAGCGATGTCGTGCGGGCGGGGCTGCGTCTGCTGGAAGAGCGTGAGGCGCAGGTGCAGGCGTTGCAGGCGGCGCTGATCGCCGGGGAGGAGTCGGGCGCAGCGACGCCGTTTGATTTCGAGGCGTTCAAGGCGGCGAAGCGGGGCGGCTGA
- a CDS encoding aspartate kinase → MARIVMKFGGTSMAGMERIRNVAARVKHVVDQGHEVAVVVSAMAGETDRLVGFCKEASALYDPAEYDVVVAAGEQVTSGLLAMTLKAIGVDARSWLGWQLPIRTIEAHAKARISTIETDALIAAMQSGQVAVIPGFQGMMDDGRVSTLGRGGSDTSAVAVAAAVKADRCDIYTDVDGVYTTDPRIVARARKLDLVTYEEMLELASVGAKVLQTRSVGLAMKEGVVVQVLSSFDDPTQDDLPGTLIVSDEELEAKLKETKMERQLITGIAHDKNEAKIIVTRVPDKPGAVASIFTPLADAAINVDMIIQNDSKDNEETDVTFTVPRADLARSVDILEANKDAIGFRRIITDTEVAKISVVGVGMRSHAGVAATMFKTLAERGINIEAISTSEIKVSVLIDEDETELAVRVLHTAYGLDAPAA, encoded by the coding sequence ATGGCGCGCATCGTGATGAAATTCGGCGGCACCTCCATGGCGGGGATGGAGCGAATTCGCAACGTGGCCGCGCGCGTCAAACATGTCGTCGACCAGGGGCATGAAGTGGCGGTCGTGGTGTCGGCCATGGCCGGCGAGACCGATCGCCTGGTCGGCTTCTGCAAGGAAGCCTCGGCGCTTTACGACCCGGCCGAATATGATGTCGTCGTGGCGGCGGGCGAGCAGGTCACCAGCGGCCTGCTGGCGATGACGCTCAAGGCGATCGGCGTGGACGCGCGCAGCTGGCTGGGCTGGCAATTGCCGATCCGCACGATCGAGGCCCATGCCAAGGCGCGCATCAGCACGATCGAGACCGACGCGCTGATCGCGGCGATGCAGTCCGGCCAGGTCGCCGTCATCCCCGGTTTCCAGGGCATGATGGACGATGGCCGGGTGTCGACGCTGGGCCGTGGCGGTTCGGACACGTCGGCGGTCGCGGTGGCCGCGGCGGTCAAGGCCGATCGCTGCGACATCTATACCGACGTCGACGGCGTCTACACCACCGACCCGCGCATCGTGGCGCGTGCCCGCAAGCTCGACCTCGTCACCTATGAGGAAATGCTGGAGCTGGCCTCGGTCGGCGCCAAGGTGCTGCAGACCCGCTCGGTCGGCCTCGCCATGAAGGAAGGCGTGGTCGTGCAGGTGCTTTCCTCCTTCGATGATCCCACCCAGGACGACCTCCCCGGCACGCTGATCGTGAGCGACGAGGAACTGGAAGCCAAGCTCAAGGAAACCAAGATGGAACGTCAGCTCATCACCGGCATCGCCCATGACAAGAATGAGGCGAAGATCATCGTCACCCGCGTGCCCGACAAGCCGGGCGCGGTGGCCAGCATCTTCACCCCGCTGGCCGATGCGGCGATCAACGTCGACATGATCATCCAGAATGACAGCAAGGACAATGAAGAGACCGACGTCACCTTCACCGTCCCGCGCGCGGACCTCGCCCGCAGCGTCGACATCCTGGAAGCGAACAAGGACGCGATCGGCTTCCGCCGGATCATCACCGACACCGAAGTCGCCAAGATCAGCGTCGTGGGCGTGGGCATGCGCAGCCATGCCGGCGTCGCCGCCACCATGTTCAAGACGCTGGCCGAACGCGGCATCAACATCGAGGCGATCTCCACCAGCGAGATCAAGGTTTCGGTGCTGATCGACGAGGACGAGACCGAACTGGCGGTGCGCGTGCTGCATACCGCTTACGGCCTCGACGCCCCGGCGGCTTGA
- a CDS encoding TonB-dependent receptor — protein sequence MFTRTNIARTLLAASALSTIWAVPVMAQEAATTDDSDAIIVTGSRIQRSDYNMANPLVTVSAETLEQAGNVQIIDTLRQNPALISSFGGAQTSGSNASFGAVGVQLLNLRGLGENRTLTLVNGRRHVASLSGTAAVDVNTIPEDLIEGVDILTGGASAIYGADGVSGVVNFRLKRNFEGLKASGQIGISSRGDSGQRYGSLTYGKNFSDGRGNIALSYEFREQDRLSSFDRKRTGNPLYTYGIVRNPGDFPDDPNVPDRLPFNNLRYADSSLGGAIDVDFDGIPDFTGEGGVYDRGTLLPSSGGLTQGGDSTPLAGYQGDLQAYNRVHNINLLSHYDFSDAVKFFFEAKYVKNKTSTLSQPSFDFFTYLSPDNAYLQDRFGGLAPDGALVSRDNFDMGVRGEKNDRETMRFVGGFEGAISDHAHYELSYTFGQTKSKVLLTDYRIADRYWAAIDAVRDPVTGNIVCRSDLDPTGNINPDNFDGPATTFTPGSGSGCRPINLLGNGSPSQAALDWVNADIMNRAKIQQHVVSGSISGDFGQFFELPGGPIGFAIGGEYRKEKSSFVPDDLLQQGALADFSLQLPESGSFDVKEVFGELSVPVLKEVPFAYALNFGAAIRLSDYSTIGKTTTWKVDATYAPIKDISFRGTWSEAVRAPNITELFAPRNGSYDFISDPCDPVFINEGTQYRAANCQAALTAAGLTPGQIAAFNPENDPTATVSLPGFTGGNRNLKEETARTWTAGVVLRPSFIPGLIASFDWYDIKLKNAVNTATAEEVAELCVDQPTLDNVFCGNITRASGTGYIDSWYVQPQNVANFRTAGADFKLNYGFDTAKAGSFAISLVGGYLDKLEFIPTPGATVDVDREEAYYPKWNATGDITWKLDKLTVNYGVSWFSKTRRYTIEQLAANPDLSEDKYKWYKEKWQHDIYVAYDIDEKFRLYVGANNLFDQQPSIASANYPISYVGRYMYAGAKITM from the coding sequence ATGTTCACACGCACCAATATTGCGCGGACGCTTTTGGCGGCAAGCGCGCTGTCGACCATCTGGGCGGTGCCGGTCATGGCGCAGGAAGCGGCCACGACGGATGACAGCGATGCGATCATCGTGACCGGCAGCCGCATCCAGCGCAGCGATTACAACATGGCCAACCCGCTGGTGACGGTGAGCGCCGAGACGCTGGAGCAGGCGGGCAATGTCCAGATCATTGATACGCTCCGCCAGAATCCGGCGCTGATCTCGTCCTTTGGCGGGGCGCAGACGTCCGGCTCCAACGCCAGCTTCGGCGCTGTCGGCGTGCAGTTGCTGAACCTGCGGGGGCTGGGCGAGAATCGCACGCTGACGCTGGTCAATGGCCGCCGCCATGTGGCGAGCCTGTCGGGCACGGCCGCCGTCGACGTCAACACGATCCCCGAAGACCTGATCGAGGGCGTGGACATCCTGACCGGCGGCGCGTCGGCCATCTATGGTGCCGATGGCGTGTCGGGCGTGGTCAATTTCCGTCTGAAGCGGAATTTCGAGGGGCTCAAGGCCAGCGGCCAGATCGGCATTTCCAGCCGCGGGGATTCGGGCCAGCGCTATGGATCGCTGACCTATGGCAAGAATTTCAGCGACGGCCGCGGCAATATTGCCCTGTCCTACGAATTTCGCGAGCAGGACCGGCTGAGCAGCTTTGACCGCAAGCGGACCGGCAATCCGCTCTATACCTATGGCATCGTGCGCAATCCGGGGGATTTCCCGGATGATCCCAATGTACCCGATCGCCTGCCGTTCAACAATCTGCGCTATGCGGACAGTTCGCTGGGCGGCGCGATCGACGTGGATTTCGACGGTATCCCCGACTTCACGGGCGAAGGCGGCGTCTATGACCGCGGCACGTTGCTGCCCTCGTCGGGCGGGCTGACCCAGGGCGGCGACAGCACCCCGCTGGCCGGCTATCAGGGCGACCTGCAGGCCTATAACCGTGTGCATAACATCAACCTGCTGTCGCATTATGATTTCAGCGACGCAGTAAAATTCTTCTTCGAAGCCAAATATGTGAAGAACAAGACGAGCACGCTGTCGCAGCCATCGTTCGACTTCTTCACCTATTTGTCGCCGGACAATGCCTATCTGCAGGACCGGTTCGGCGGGCTGGCGCCCGATGGCGCGCTGGTGTCGCGCGACAATTTCGACATGGGCGTGCGCGGCGAGAAGAATGACCGCGAAACCATGCGCTTTGTCGGTGGTTTCGAGGGCGCGATTTCCGACCATGCCCATTATGAACTGTCTTACACTTTCGGCCAGACCAAGTCGAAAGTGCTGCTGACCGACTATCGCATCGCCGACCGTTACTGGGCTGCGATCGACGCGGTGCGCGATCCGGTGACGGGCAATATCGTCTGCCGGTCCGATCTGGACCCGACCGGCAACATCAACCCGGACAATTTTGACGGGCCGGCCACCACCTTCACGCCCGGTTCCGGCAGCGGATGCCGGCCGATCAACCTGCTGGGCAATGGTTCGCCCAGCCAGGCGGCGCTCGACTGGGTCAATGCCGACATCATGAACCGCGCCAAGATCCAGCAGCATGTCGTGTCCGGATCGATCTCCGGCGATTTCGGGCAATTTTTCGAACTGCCCGGCGGCCCGATCGGATTCGCGATCGGCGGCGAATATCGCAAGGAAAAGAGCAGCTTCGTACCCGACGATCTGTTGCAGCAGGGCGCCCTGGCCGACTTTTCGCTGCAATTGCCGGAATCGGGCAGTTTCGACGTGAAGGAAGTGTTCGGCGAATTGTCGGTGCCGGTGCTGAAGGAAGTGCCCTTCGCCTATGCCCTGAATTTCGGCGCGGCGATCCGCCTGTCGGATTATTCGACCATCGGCAAGACCACGACCTGGAAGGTGGACGCCACCTATGCGCCGATCAAGGACATCAGCTTCCGCGGAACCTGGTCCGAAGCGGTGCGGGCGCCCAACATCACCGAACTGTTCGCGCCCCGCAATGGCAGCTATGACTTCATCAGCGATCCGTGCGACCCGGTCTTCATCAACGAAGGTACGCAATATCGTGCGGCCAACTGTCAGGCGGCGCTGACGGCGGCGGGGCTGACGCCCGGACAGATCGCCGCCTTCAATCCGGAGAATGACCCGACGGCGACGGTCAGCCTGCCCGGCTTCACCGGCGGCAATCGCAACCTGAAGGAGGAAACGGCGCGGACCTGGACGGCCGGTGTCGTGCTGCGTCCCAGCTTCATTCCCGGCCTGATCGCGTCCTTCGACTGGTATGACATCAAGCTGAAGAATGCGGTCAACACCGCGACCGCCGAGGAAGTGGCCGAACTCTGCGTTGACCAGCCGACGCTGGACAATGTCTTCTGTGGCAATATCACCCGTGCATCGGGCACCGGCTATATCGACAGCTGGTATGTCCAGCCGCAGAATGTGGCCAATTTCCGTACCGCCGGTGCGGACTTCAAGCTGAACTACGGCTTTGACACGGCGAAGGCCGGATCGTTCGCAATCTCGCTGGTTGGCGGCTATCTCGACAAGCTGGAATTCATCCCGACCCCTGGCGCCACGGTCGATGTGGATCGGGAGGAAGCCTATTATCCCAAGTGGAACGCGACCGGGGACATCACCTGGAAGCTGGACAAGCTGACCGTCAACTATGGCGTCAGCTGGTTCAGCAAAACCCGCCGCTATACGATCGAGCAGCTGGCGGCGAACCCCGACCTGTCGGAAGACAAGTATAAGTGGTACAAGGAAAAGTGGCAGCACGACATTTATGTCGCCTATGACATTGATGAGAAGTTCCGCCTCTATGTCGGTGCCAACAATCTGTTCGATCAGCAGCCCTCGATCGCATCGGCCAACTATCCGATCAGCTATGTCGGCCGGTATATGTATGCCGGTGCCAAGATCACGATGTGA
- a CDS encoding nitronate monooxygenase — MTTAKLASLMARGTEFLGCESAILCGAMSWVSERHLVSAISNAGGFGVIACGAMSPELLDAEIAATRALTDKPFGVNLITMHPQLFDLIAVCAKHDVSHVVLAGGLPPKGSIEAIKANGAKLICFAPALALAKKLVRSGVDALVVEGMEAGGHIGPVATSVLAQEILPEMAQQVPVFVAGGIGRGEAIAAYLEMGAAGVQLGTRFACASESIAHPAFKKAFFRASARDAIASVQIDPRLPVIPVRALKNAGTEAFTAKQREVANLLDSGAVDMGEAQLQIEHYWAGALRKAVIDGDVEGGSLMAGQSVGMVTKEEPVADIIAELMAQAATALERRAA; from the coding sequence ATGACCACTGCCAAACTCGCTTCCCTGATGGCCCGCGGCACCGAATTTCTCGGCTGCGAGAGCGCGATCCTGTGCGGGGCGATGAGCTGGGTCAGTGAGCGCCATCTGGTGTCGGCGATCTCGAATGCCGGCGGGTTCGGCGTGATTGCCTGTGGCGCGATGTCGCCCGAATTGCTGGACGCGGAAATCGCGGCGACCAGGGCGCTGACCGACAAGCCGTTCGGCGTGAACCTGATCACCATGCATCCGCAGCTGTTCGACCTGATCGCGGTGTGCGCCAAGCATGACGTGAGCCATGTCGTGCTGGCCGGCGGCCTGCCGCCCAAGGGCAGCATCGAGGCGATCAAGGCCAATGGCGCCAAGCTGATCTGTTTCGCGCCCGCGCTGGCGCTGGCGAAGAAGCTGGTGCGGTCGGGCGTCGATGCGCTGGTGGTCGAGGGCATGGAAGCGGGCGGCCATATCGGCCCGGTCGCGACCAGCGTGCTGGCGCAGGAAATCCTGCCCGAAATGGCGCAGCAGGTTCCGGTGTTCGTGGCCGGCGGCATCGGCCGGGGCGAGGCGATCGCCGCCTATCTGGAAATGGGTGCGGCCGGCGTCCAACTCGGCACGCGCTTTGCCTGCGCGAGCGAGAGCATCGCCCACCCCGCATTCAAGAAGGCCTTCTTCCGTGCGTCGGCGCGCGATGCGATCGCCAGCGTGCAGATCGACCCGCGCCTGCCGGTGATCCCGGTGCGCGCGCTCAAGAATGCCGGCACCGAAGCCTTCACCGCGAAGCAGCGCGAAGTCGCCAACCTGCTGGACAGCGGCGCAGTCGACATGGGCGAAGCGCAGTTGCAGATCGAGCATTATTGGGCCGGCGCGCTGCGCAAGGCGGTGATCGACGGCGATGTCGAGGGCGGATCGCTGATGGCGGGCCAGTCGGTCGGCATGGTGACCAAGGAAGAGCCGGTCGCCGACATCATCGCCGAACTGATGGCGCAGGCCGCCACGGCGCTGGAACGCCGCGCGGCCTGA
- a CDS encoding CoA ester lyase, protein MQLRHARSLLFLPASNPRAVAKARTLACDMVILDLEDAVPDADKAAALDAAVEAVGEGFGGRLMAVRINVEGMPSHGPEMVALKRTAVDYVVLPKVENAKQVKDVYSVAQKPVIAMIESAKGVLAAPGIAAGEGCAALFVGTNDLRKDLAIPPSAGRDGLAHVLQSVVLAARAAGIAVFDGVFNRLDDEAGLEAECAEGHGFGFDGKTLIHPGQVPVANQAFGPDAQAVADARRLIEAATGGAERFEGRMIEAMHVDEARALVARAEAVGQ, encoded by the coding sequence ATGCAGTTGCGCCACGCCCGATCCCTGTTGTTCCTACCTGCGTCCAATCCGCGCGCGGTGGCTAAGGCGCGCACACTGGCGTGCGACATGGTGATCCTGGACCTGGAGGATGCGGTGCCCGACGCGGACAAGGCGGCGGCGCTGGACGCGGCGGTGGAGGCCGTGGGCGAGGGCTTTGGCGGGCGGCTGATGGCGGTGCGGATCAATGTCGAGGGGATGCCGTCGCACGGGCCAGAGATGGTGGCGCTCAAGCGCACCGCGGTCGACTATGTGGTGCTGCCCAAGGTCGAGAATGCCAAGCAGGTGAAGGATGTCTATTCCGTCGCGCAGAAGCCGGTGATCGCGATGATCGAGAGCGCGAAGGGCGTGCTGGCGGCGCCGGGAATCGCGGCGGGCGAGGGCTGTGCCGCTTTGTTCGTGGGCACCAATGATTTGCGCAAGGATCTGGCGATACCGCCGTCGGCCGGGCGCGACGGGCTGGCCCATGTGCTGCAGAGCGTGGTGCTGGCGGCGCGGGCGGCGGGCATCGCGGTGTTCGACGGCGTGTTCAACCGGCTGGATGATGAAGCGGGGCTGGAGGCGGAATGCGCCGAGGGCCATGGCTTCGGCTTTGACGGCAAGACGCTGATCCATCCGGGGCAGGTGCCGGTGGCGAACCAGGCGTTTGGCCCGGATGCGCAGGCGGTGGCCGACGCGCGCCGGCTGATCGAGGCGGCGACCGGCGGGGCCGAACGCTTCGAGGGGCGGATGATCGAGGCGATGCATGTCGACGAGGCGCGGGCGCTGGTGGCGCGGGCGGAGGCGGTCGGGCAATAG
- a CDS encoding NfeD family protein, with product MTDWLTLLQDHWAWLVFAALLAIAEVLIPGVFLIWIAIAAAITGLAALALPITIPLQLLIFAALCVVSVWAGRRWYVDNPVPSTDPNLNDRTARLIGELVTVVEPIRGGEGRVKVGDSVWTARGPDSEAGTRVRVTGAEGAVLWVEGT from the coding sequence ATGACCGACTGGCTCACCCTGCTCCAGGATCATTGGGCCTGGCTGGTCTTCGCCGCGCTGCTGGCGATTGCAGAGGTGCTGATCCCCGGCGTCTTCCTGATCTGGATCGCGATCGCCGCCGCCATCACCGGCCTCGCCGCGCTGGCGCTGCCGATCACCATTCCGCTGCAACTGCTGATCTTCGCCGCGCTCTGCGTCGTCTCGGTCTGGGCCGGGCGGCGCTGGTATGTGGACAATCCGGTGCCCTCGACCGACCCCAATCTCAACGACCGCACCGCCCGCCTGATCGGCGAATTGGTGACAGTCGTAGAGCCGATCCGCGGCGGCGAAGGCCGGGTCAAGGTCGGCGACAGCGTCTGGACCGCCCGCGGCCCGGACAGCGAAGCGGGCACACGGGTCCGCGTGACGGGCGCCGAGGGGGCGGTGCTGTGGGTGGAGGGCACATGA
- a CDS encoding SPFH domain-containing protein — translation MVTTFALTVTFLVLFYLAVSVKVVRQGYQYTIERFGRFTEVAKPGLNFYPAFFYAVGRKINMMEQVVDIPGQEIITKDNAMVSVDGVVFFQVLDAAKAAYEVSELYVAIMQLATTNLRTVMGSMDLDETLSKRDEINARLLSVVDHATNAWGIKITRVELKDIRPPADIVNAMGRQMKAEREKRANILEAEGLKSSEILRAEGQKQSQILEAEGRREAAFRDAEAREREAEAEAKATQMVSDAIAAGNPQALNYFIAQKYTDAVQQFATSPNAKTILFPVEATQLIGTLGGIGQLAKEALGDTPTPPAPPAASRRGPFGQTQG, via the coding sequence ATGGTGACGACCTTCGCACTCACGGTCACGTTTCTGGTGCTCTTCTACCTGGCGGTCAGCGTCAAGGTGGTGCGGCAGGGCTATCAATATACCATCGAACGTTTCGGCCGCTTTACCGAGGTGGCGAAGCCCGGCCTCAATTTCTACCCCGCCTTCTTCTACGCCGTCGGTCGCAAGATCAACATGATGGAGCAGGTCGTCGACATTCCGGGGCAGGAGATCATCACCAAGGATAATGCCATGGTGTCGGTCGACGGCGTGGTCTTCTTCCAGGTGCTCGACGCCGCCAAGGCCGCCTATGAAGTGTCCGAACTCTATGTCGCCATCATGCAGCTCGCCACCACCAATTTGCGCACCGTGATGGGCTCGATGGACCTGGACGAGACCCTGTCGAAGCGCGACGAGATCAACGCCCGCCTCCTCTCCGTGGTGGATCACGCCACCAACGCCTGGGGCATCAAGATCACCCGCGTGGAACTCAAGGACATCCGCCCGCCCGCCGACATCGTCAATGCCATGGGCCGGCAGATGAAGGCGGAGCGCGAGAAGCGCGCCAACATATTGGAGGCCGAGGGCCTCAAAAGCAGCGAGATCCTGCGCGCCGAGGGCCAGAAACAGTCGCAGATCCTGGAAGCCGAAGGCCGCCGCGAAGCCGCCTTCCGCGATGCCGAGGCGCGCGAGCGCGAGGCGGAAGCCGAAGCCAAGGCGACCCAGATGGTGTCGGACGCGATCGCGGCCGGCAATCCGCAGGCGCTCAACTATTTCATCGCCCAGAAATATACCGACGCGGTGCAGCAGTTCGCCACCTCGCCCAATGCCAAGACCATCCTCTTCCCGGTCGAGGCGACCCAGCTCATCGGCACGCTCGGCGGCATCGGCCAGCTCGCCAAGGAAGCGCTGGGCGACACCCCCACCCCGCCCGCGCCCCCCGCCGCGTCCCGCCGGGGACCGTTCGGCCAGACCCAGGGCTGA
- a CDS encoding helix-turn-helix domain-containing protein, translating to MANPLESRFATAEIAAAEQYLDHDPPAELDPRVERLVNELIGRVADKWTMLILELLEERGTLRFTEIGRAVEGISQKMLTQTLRQMERDGLLTRTVHPVVPPRVDYALTPLGNSLSAAFCGVWVWAERNLATVEDARARFDARDA from the coding sequence ATGGCAAATCCTCTGGAATCCCGCTTCGCCACCGCTGAAATAGCGGCCGCCGAGCAGTATCTCGACCATGATCCGCCGGCCGAACTCGATCCACGGGTGGAGCGACTCGTCAACGAACTGATCGGCCGGGTGGCCGACAAATGGACGATGCTGATCCTGGAATTGCTGGAGGAGCGCGGCACGCTGCGCTTTACCGAGATCGGCCGCGCGGTCGAGGGGATCAGCCAGAAGATGCTGACCCAGACGCTGCGCCAGATGGAGCGTGACGGCCTGCTCACCCGCACCGTCCATCCGGTCGTACCGCCGCGCGTCGACTATGCCCTTACCCCGCTCGGCAACAGCCTCAGCGCCGCCTTCTGCGGCGTATGGGTCTGGGCCGAACGCAATCTCGCCACGGTCGAGGACGCCCGCGCCCGCTTCGACGCGCGCGACGCCTGA
- the ubiG gene encoding bifunctional 2-polyprenyl-6-hydroxyphenol methylase/3-demethylubiquinol 3-O-methyltransferase UbiG, whose product MMTETTATIDPKEAAHFGTMAADWWDPKGSSAMLHKLNPVRLAYIRAAIDRHWNSDDHGFRPLSGKRALDVGCGAGLLAEPLARLGASVTGLDAAPENIAVAVAHAQGQGLGIDYRATPVEQVADTGYDLVTSMEVIEHVADPAAFVRALAAKLAPDGLMILSTPNRTPMSRLAMITIGESIGGIPKGTHDWAKFITPDELTALLEDAGLEVTDSSGLALDPARGFTLSANTAINYLLTARHKG is encoded by the coding sequence ATGATGACTGAGACGACCGCGACGATCGACCCGAAGGAAGCCGCCCATTTCGGCACCATGGCCGCCGACTGGTGGGATCCCAAGGGGTCGAGCGCGATGCTGCACAAGCTGAACCCGGTCCGCCTCGCCTATATCCGCGCCGCGATCGACCGGCATTGGAACAGCGACGATCATGGCTTCCGTCCGCTCAGCGGCAAGCGCGCGCTCGATGTCGGCTGCGGCGCCGGCCTGCTGGCCGAACCGCTCGCCCGCCTCGGCGCCAGCGTCACCGGCCTCGACGCGGCGCCCGAAAATATCGCCGTCGCTGTCGCCCATGCACAGGGCCAGGGCCTCGGCATCGACTATCGCGCCACCCCCGTGGAGCAGGTCGCCGATACCGGCTATGACCTCGTCACCTCGATGGAAGTGATCGAACATGTCGCCGATCCCGCCGCCTTCGTCCGCGCGCTCGCGGCCAAACTCGCGCCCGACGGATTGATGATCCTGTCCACCCCCAACCGCACGCCGATGTCGCGCCTCGCCATGATCACCATCGGCGAAAGCATCGGCGGCATTCCCAAGGGCACGCATGACTGGGCCAAGTTCATCACCCCCGATGAACTGACCGCCCTGCTCGAAGACGCCGGCCTGGAAGTCACCGACAGCAGTGGCCTTGCCTTAGATCCGGCGCGCGGCTTCACCCTGTCAGCCAACACAGCGATCAACTATCTGCTGACGGCGCGGCACAAGGGCTGA
- a CDS encoding type II toxin-antitoxin system RelE/ParE family toxin has translation MKRLLFTPAAQAELSDIWDYSAATWGVDQADLYIDAIRDVCLALADGRRPGLPVDVRPGYRKASAGSHMIYYRNGGDHLAIVRVLHGRQDTGRHLA, from the coding sequence GTGAAACGGCTGCTTTTTACGCCGGCGGCGCAGGCCGAGCTGTCCGACATCTGGGATTATAGCGCGGCGACCTGGGGCGTGGATCAGGCCGATCTCTATATCGACGCGATCCGCGATGTCTGCCTGGCATTGGCGGATGGGCGACGGCCGGGGCTGCCGGTCGATGTGCGGCCCGGCTATCGCAAGGCCTCAGCGGGATCGCACATGATCTATTATCGCAACGGGGGCGATCATCTGGCCATTGTCCGTGTCCTGCATGGGCGGCAGGATACGGGGCGGCATTTGGCCTGA